The proteins below come from a single Microbacterium sp. SLBN-154 genomic window:
- a CDS encoding GNAT family N-acetyltransferase: MAIQVRPATVFDDIRAVVGPKNPASNVCWCLSYRIPGTENRELRGPARGERVRQLLAAGPPGVLAYDGGEVVGWAAVHPRADTSFATNRKIPHVDEKDVWSVWCIRVRPGFRGRGISHALLDGAVRFARESGAPAIEGYPADNRGAKVDLTMAYVGTRALFERAGFVHAADTTSVLNGFPRVLMRRDLG; the protein is encoded by the coding sequence ATGGCCATCCAGGTGAGACCGGCGACGGTGTTCGATGACATCCGCGCCGTGGTCGGCCCGAAGAATCCGGCGTCCAACGTCTGCTGGTGCCTGAGCTACCGCATCCCCGGCACCGAGAATCGCGAGCTGCGCGGGCCTGCACGCGGCGAGAGAGTGCGACAGCTGCTCGCCGCCGGCCCACCGGGCGTTCTGGCCTACGACGGCGGAGAGGTGGTGGGCTGGGCCGCTGTGCATCCCCGCGCCGACACGTCGTTCGCCACGAACCGGAAGATCCCCCATGTGGACGAGAAGGATGTGTGGAGCGTGTGGTGCATCCGCGTGCGGCCCGGATTCCGCGGGCGCGGCATCTCCCACGCTCTGCTGGACGGCGCGGTCCGATTCGCGCGCGAAAGCGGCGCACCCGCGATCGAGGGATACCCCGCCGACAACCGCGGGGCGAAGGTCGACCTGACGATGGCCTACGTGGGCACCCGCGCGCTGTTCGAGCGGGCCGGTTTCGTCCACGCGGCCGACACGACGTCCGTCCTGAACGGCTTCCCGCGGGTGCTCATGCGGCGCGACCTCGGCTGA
- the ftsZ gene encoding cell division protein FtsZ, whose amino-acid sequence MSQNQNYLAVIKVVGVGGGGVNAVNRMIELGLRGVEFIAINTDAQALLMSDADVKLDVGRELTRGLGAGADPEVGRRAAEDHAEEIEEALRGADMVFVTAGEGGGTGTGGAPVVAKIAKSIGALTIGVVTKPFSFEGRRRQSQAEAGVARLKEEVDTLIVVPNDRLLEISDRGISMVEAFATADQVLLAGVQGITDLITTPGLINLDFADVKSVMQGAGSALMGIGSARGADRAIKAAELAVESPLLEASIEGAHGVLLSIQGGSNLGIFEINDAAQLVKEAAHPEANIIFGTVIDDTLGDEVRVTVIAAGFDGGEPSLRIDPVAAARPASVPVVPAMPAVDAAREVEPERVEPKKESVAVGAPLPDTGYDSAFGDDDLDIPDFLK is encoded by the coding sequence ATGAGCCAGAACCAGAACTACCTCGCCGTGATCAAGGTGGTCGGTGTGGGTGGCGGCGGCGTGAACGCCGTCAACCGCATGATCGAACTCGGGTTGCGCGGCGTGGAGTTCATCGCGATCAACACCGACGCCCAGGCGCTGCTCATGAGCGACGCCGACGTCAAGCTCGACGTCGGACGGGAGCTCACGCGTGGGCTCGGCGCCGGCGCCGACCCCGAGGTGGGTCGTCGAGCGGCGGAGGACCACGCGGAGGAGATCGAGGAGGCCCTGCGCGGTGCCGACATGGTCTTCGTCACCGCGGGTGAAGGTGGTGGCACCGGCACCGGTGGTGCGCCGGTCGTCGCCAAGATCGCGAAGTCCATCGGAGCCCTCACCATCGGTGTGGTCACCAAACCCTTCTCCTTCGAAGGTCGTCGTCGACAGAGCCAGGCCGAGGCCGGTGTCGCTCGGCTGAAGGAAGAGGTCGACACCCTCATCGTCGTGCCGAACGATCGTCTGCTCGAGATCAGCGACCGCGGCATCTCGATGGTGGAGGCCTTCGCCACCGCCGATCAGGTGCTCCTGGCCGGTGTGCAGGGCATCACCGACCTGATCACGACCCCGGGTCTGATCAACCTCGACTTCGCCGACGTCAAGTCGGTCATGCAGGGCGCCGGGTCGGCGCTCATGGGCATCGGCTCCGCCCGCGGCGCCGACCGCGCCATCAAGGCCGCAGAGCTCGCCGTCGAATCGCCCCTCCTCGAAGCGTCGATCGAGGGCGCGCACGGTGTGCTGCTGTCGATCCAGGGCGGGTCGAACCTCGGAATCTTCGAGATCAACGACGCCGCTCAGCTGGTGAAGGAGGCCGCGCACCCCGAGGCCAACATCATCTTCGGAACGGTCATCGACGACACCCTCGGCGACGAGGTGCGCGTCACCGTCATCGCGGCGGGATTCGACGGCGGCGAGCCGTCGCTGCGGATCGATCCGGTCGCCGCGGCCCGCCCGGCCAGTGTGCCCGTCGTGCCCGCGATGCCGGCTGTCGATGCCGCGCGGGAGGTCGAGCCGGAGCGGGTCGAGCCGAAGAAGGAATCGGTCGCGGTGGGGGCGCCTCTGCCCGACACCGGCTACGACTCGGCATTCGGCGACGACGATCTCGACATCCCCGATTTCCTGAAGTGA
- the murC gene encoding UDP-N-acetylmuramate--L-alanine ligase: protein MIRPDLSLPIPDDIRAAHFIGIGGSGMSGLARMFLARGIRVSGSDRADSPSLRALAELGATVHVGHDAAHLGDADTVVHTGAIWPENPEYVTAKQRGLAVIHRSQALHWLIGGRRLVSVAGAHGKTTSTGMIVTSLQALGADPTFVNGGVIAQLGVSSGTGADELFVIEADESDGTFLLYDTSVALITNVDPDHLDHYGSAEAFVQAFARFGGEAREAVVISADDPGAKEVAALLDHPRVITFGRDSGADVRLSDIDAHGPVGFRLTHEGETVEVRLRIPGVHNAVNAAGAVAVLIGLGFPLGSAADAVAGFAGTDRRFELHGSERGVSVYDDYAHHPTEVAAALAGARSVIGDGRIIAVHQPHTYSRTQHMYREFAEVLEQHADHTVVLDVYGAREDPVPGVTGDLVAHAFTDPDRVRFVADWQRAADHAAALARPGDYVITLGCGNVNLIVPQILEALTRIRPGADDPAVLRRAPVSRDTDTAAVEG, encoded by the coding sequence ATGATCAGACCTGACCTGTCCCTGCCGATCCCGGATGACATCCGCGCCGCCCACTTCATCGGCATCGGGGGATCCGGGATGTCGGGGCTGGCCCGGATGTTCCTGGCCCGAGGAATCCGGGTGTCCGGCTCCGACCGAGCCGACAGCCCGTCCCTCCGGGCCCTCGCGGAGCTCGGTGCGACGGTGCACGTCGGCCACGACGCCGCGCACCTCGGCGACGCCGACACGGTCGTGCACACGGGAGCGATCTGGCCGGAGAACCCCGAGTACGTCACGGCGAAACAGCGCGGTCTCGCTGTCATCCACCGTTCGCAGGCGCTGCACTGGCTCATCGGCGGGCGCCGACTGGTGTCCGTCGCCGGTGCGCACGGCAAGACCACCTCGACGGGCATGATCGTCACCTCGCTGCAGGCTCTCGGCGCGGACCCCACCTTCGTCAACGGGGGTGTCATCGCTCAGCTCGGCGTCTCCAGCGGAACGGGAGCCGACGAGCTGTTCGTCATCGAAGCAGACGAATCCGACGGTACCTTCCTTCTCTACGACACCTCGGTCGCCCTCATCACCAACGTCGACCCCGACCACCTCGACCATTACGGATCCGCCGAGGCCTTCGTCCAGGCCTTCGCCCGTTTCGGCGGCGAAGCCCGCGAGGCAGTGGTGATCTCCGCCGACGATCCCGGCGCGAAAGAGGTCGCAGCGCTGCTCGATCACCCTCGCGTGATCACGTTCGGCCGGGACTCCGGGGCCGATGTGCGCCTGAGCGACATCGACGCGCACGGGCCCGTCGGGTTCCGGCTGACGCATGAGGGCGAGACGGTCGAGGTCCGTCTGCGCATCCCCGGAGTGCACAACGCCGTCAACGCCGCGGGTGCGGTCGCCGTGCTGATCGGCCTCGGCTTCCCGCTCGGCTCCGCGGCGGACGCGGTCGCCGGCTTCGCCGGAACCGACCGGCGGTTCGAACTGCACGGCAGCGAGCGCGGGGTGAGCGTGTACGACGACTACGCCCACCACCCGACCGAGGTCGCCGCCGCCCTTGCCGGCGCTCGGAGCGTGATCGGCGACGGTCGCATCATCGCCGTCCACCAGCCCCACACCTACTCTCGTACGCAGCACATGTACCGCGAATTCGCCGAGGTGCTCGAGCAGCATGCCGACCACACCGTCGTCCTCGACGTGTACGGCGCGAGGGAGGATCCCGTCCCCGGGGTCACGGGCGATCTCGTCGCCCACGCCTTCACCGACCCCGATCGGGTGCGCTTCGTCGCCGACTGGCAGCGTGCTGCAGACCACGCCGCGGCGCTCGCGCGACCGGGCGACTACGTCATCACCCTCGGATGCGGCAACGTGAACCTCATCGTCCCGCAGATCCTCGAGGCGCTGACCCGCATCCGTCCGGGCGCCGACGATCCTGCGGTCCTCCGCCGCGCCCCTGTCTCCCGCGACACCGATACCGCCGCCGTCGAAGGCTGA
- the lspA gene encoding signal peptidase II produces MTGRTPLHRAAASIIVVILATVVLAADQFTKYLAIENLPYQEPVRILGDFLIFYLTRNPGAAFSLGEDVTWIFTIALAVVAVVIVFLAVTRLRSRIWAVVLGLLLGGVLGNLTDRLLREPGFPVGHVVDFINTPWMMPAIYNVADIFIVTMMISVAALVLFGPHLDGTPQERSPRKGEPAPADPAARSERSAD; encoded by the coding sequence TTGACCGGTCGAACCCCGCTTCACCGGGCGGCGGCCAGCATCATCGTCGTGATCCTCGCGACGGTCGTGCTGGCCGCCGACCAGTTCACGAAGTACCTCGCCATCGAGAACCTGCCCTACCAGGAGCCGGTCCGCATCCTGGGGGACTTCCTGATCTTCTATCTCACCCGCAACCCCGGGGCCGCGTTCTCCCTCGGTGAGGACGTCACCTGGATCTTCACGATCGCCCTGGCGGTGGTGGCGGTCGTGATCGTGTTCCTCGCGGTCACCCGCCTGCGCTCGCGCATCTGGGCGGTCGTCCTGGGGCTCCTCCTGGGCGGCGTGCTCGGCAATCTCACCGATCGCCTTCTCCGTGAGCCCGGGTTCCCCGTCGGTCACGTGGTGGACTTCATCAACACCCCGTGGATGATGCCCGCGATCTACAACGTCGCCGACATCTTCATCGTCACCATGATGATCTCGGTCGCCGCCCTCGTCCTGTTCGGTCCGCACCTGGACGGGACGCCGCAGGAGCGCTCGCCCCGCAAGGGAGAACCGGCACCCGCCGATCCCGCGGCACGCTCAGAGCGCTCGGCCGACTGA
- a CDS encoding cell division protein SepF has protein sequence MSNPLKKTMVYLGLADEEEVYEEPTSQPAARQKPQAVEKAAPITPIHRPAVVRQPAPTAVSEILTVHPKQYRDAQVIAENFRDGIPVIINLSQMSDADARRLIDFASGLSLGLYGRIERVTSKVFLLSPENVAVSGDGAIAHADPEAVPFS, from the coding sequence ATGTCGAACCCGCTCAAGAAGACCATGGTGTACCTGGGCCTCGCCGACGAGGAAGAGGTCTACGAGGAGCCCACGTCGCAGCCCGCTGCCCGGCAGAAGCCGCAGGCCGTCGAGAAGGCCGCACCCATCACCCCGATCCACCGTCCGGCCGTCGTCCGTCAGCCCGCGCCGACCGCGGTGAGCGAGATCCTGACCGTGCACCCCAAGCAGTACCGCGACGCACAGGTGATCGCCGAGAACTTCCGCGACGGCATCCCCGTGATCATCAACCTGTCGCAGATGTCCGACGCCGATGCGCGCCGCCTCATCGACTTCGCCAGCGGCCTGTCGCTGGGTCTGTACGGGCGAATCGAGCGTGTCACCAGCAAGGTCTTCCTGCTCTCGCCGGAGAACGTCGCCGTGTCCGGGGACGGTGCCATCGCGCACGCGGACCCGGAGGCCGTGCCCTTCTCGTAG
- a CDS encoding NUDIX domain-containing protein: MPTPDFVLELRRHVGTRPLPLVGVTAVIERDGAVLLGRRSDNGRLTPVTGIVDPGEEPADAACREAEEEAGVVVRAVRLAFVHQIPRITYDNGDQSDYLDLTFRCEWISGSPAPVDGEMTEVGWYPITAVERLLDDDMAERVRRALEDGPAVFLQGR, translated from the coding sequence ATGCCGACACCGGATTTCGTCCTGGAGCTGCGCCGTCACGTGGGGACCCGCCCCCTCCCCCTCGTGGGTGTGACCGCCGTGATCGAGCGCGACGGCGCCGTGCTGCTCGGGCGCCGCAGCGACAATGGCCGGCTCACCCCCGTCACCGGCATCGTCGATCCCGGCGAGGAGCCCGCGGACGCCGCCTGCCGTGAGGCGGAGGAGGAGGCGGGGGTCGTCGTCCGCGCGGTCCGACTCGCCTTCGTGCACCAGATCCCCCGGATCACCTACGACAACGGCGATCAGAGCGACTATCTCGATCTCACCTTCCGCTGCGAGTGGATCTCGGGCTCGCCCGCACCGGTGGACGGCGAGATGACCGAGGTCGGCTGGTACCCGATCACCGCGGTCGAGCGCCTGCTTGACGACGACATGGCCGAACGCGTCCGCCGTGCGCTCGAGGACGGTCCGGCCGTCTTCCTCCAGGGTCGGTGA
- a CDS encoding YggT family protein, whose protein sequence is MPVIAFIASILNAILFIYVFVLLGRLVLEWIPFFNREWRPKGVGLVLAEVVYTVTDPPIKMFRRFIPPLRVGPVALDFGFALTMLLCFILLAVTRSLTMV, encoded by the coding sequence GTGCCCGTCATCGCGTTCATCGCTTCCATCCTCAACGCGATCCTCTTCATCTACGTCTTCGTCCTGCTCGGACGCCTGGTGCTCGAGTGGATCCCCTTCTTCAACCGCGAATGGCGGCCGAAGGGCGTAGGCCTGGTGCTCGCCGAGGTCGTCTACACCGTCACGGATCCGCCGATCAAGATGTTCCGGCGCTTCATCCCGCCGCTGCGGGTGGGGCCCGTCGCTCTCGATTTCGGCTTCGCGCTGACGATGCTGCTCTGCTTCATCCTGCTCGCCGTCACCCGTTCGCTCACGATGGTCTGA
- a CDS encoding YggS family pyridoxal phosphate-dependent enzyme produces the protein MTGPATLGEPPDEDDLARRLADVDARIVEAARSSGRHPEEITRIVVTKFHPARLVERLHGLGVRDVGENRQQELSAKHEAVGPLPGLRWHFIGQAQTNKARAIRSAASVVHSVDRPKIADALERVAEESDPRLDVFLQVNLTDDPGRGGVAPGELIALADHTARCGTLRVRGVMAVAPLDEPPAAAFERLARYAEAVRTAVPDATWLSAGMTGDFAEAIAVGATHLRIGTAITGPRPERG, from the coding sequence ATGACCGGACCCGCGACTCTCGGCGAGCCGCCGGACGAGGACGACCTCGCCCGGCGGCTCGCCGACGTGGATGCGCGCATCGTCGAGGCGGCGCGCTCCTCCGGTCGTCATCCCGAGGAGATCACCCGGATCGTGGTGACCAAGTTCCACCCCGCGCGTCTCGTGGAGAGGCTGCACGGGCTCGGCGTCCGGGATGTGGGAGAGAACCGTCAGCAGGAGCTCTCCGCCAAGCACGAGGCCGTAGGCCCGCTGCCCGGCCTTCGCTGGCACTTCATCGGTCAGGCGCAGACCAACAAAGCCCGCGCGATCCGTTCCGCCGCCTCTGTCGTGCACTCGGTGGATCGTCCGAAGATCGCCGACGCCCTCGAGCGCGTCGCCGAGGAATCCGATCCCCGGCTGGATGTCTTCCTGCAGGTCAACCTCACCGACGACCCCGGCCGCGGAGGAGTCGCCCCGGGCGAACTGATCGCCCTCGCCGACCACACCGCGCGCTGCGGCACCCTGCGCGTGCGCGGAGTCATGGCCGTCGCCCCCCTCGACGAGCCCCCCGCCGCGGCGTTCGAGCGCCTCGCGCGGTATGCCGAGGCGGTGCGCACCGCGGTTCCCGACGCGACCTGGTTGTCGGCGGGGATGACCGGAGACTTCGCCGAGGCGATCGCCGTCGGCGCGACACACCTACGCATCGGTACGGCAATCACCGGCCCGCGGCCCGAGCGCGGTTAA
- a CDS encoding FtsQ-type POTRA domain-containing protein, producing the protein MVRRPSPLPPPATPARREPAAASADDTLDGDDGSGVILPLPTAVGSTAGPRGRARGRSGGQDAGEVRGSEPDGSAPGGSDAPPPEDVEPTEQPVGLLAVWRASRARRKALRAEVRRFTVRQRRRRALWVSAIGAILVVAGVTAAVAYSPLFAVERVRVVGAVQLDAGGVEAALSSQLGTPLPLVDEAAIQDTLSDFPFVQSYTLEARPPHELVVRIVERAPIGAIASASGYSVVDAAGVVLSASTEPPPGEPVLDVRGGVDGDAFAAVGRVMRALPASIGDQVTAVSATSAFDVTLTLTSSSRVVWGSAEESAMKARVLETVMAARPADTVTEYDVSSPDAVVIR; encoded by the coding sequence ATGGTCCGTCGGCCGTCCCCCCTCCCGCCGCCGGCCACGCCGGCGCGGCGCGAGCCTGCTGCGGCGTCGGCGGACGACACGCTCGACGGTGACGACGGCTCGGGCGTCATCCTCCCGCTCCCGACGGCCGTCGGCTCCACCGCGGGCCCGCGCGGGAGAGCACGGGGACGTTCCGGCGGGCAGGACGCCGGCGAGGTGCGCGGATCGGAGCCCGACGGGTCGGCGCCGGGAGGGTCGGACGCCCCGCCCCCCGAGGACGTCGAGCCGACGGAGCAGCCCGTCGGGCTGCTGGCGGTGTGGCGCGCGTCGCGTGCCCGGCGGAAGGCGCTGCGCGCAGAAGTCCGGCGTTTCACCGTCCGCCAGCGCCGTCGGCGTGCGCTGTGGGTGTCGGCGATCGGCGCGATCCTGGTCGTGGCGGGGGTGACCGCCGCCGTGGCATACAGTCCGCTCTTCGCCGTCGAACGTGTGCGGGTCGTCGGTGCGGTTCAGCTCGACGCCGGCGGGGTCGAGGCGGCGCTGTCGTCGCAGCTGGGCACCCCGCTTCCGCTCGTCGATGAAGCGGCCATCCAGGACACGCTCTCGGACTTCCCGTTCGTGCAGAGTTACACCCTCGAGGCGCGGCCGCCGCACGAACTCGTGGTCCGGATCGTCGAACGCGCGCCCATCGGCGCGATCGCATCGGCCTCGGGATACTCCGTCGTCGATGCCGCAGGGGTCGTCCTGTCCGCCAGCACGGAGCCGCCGCCCGGCGAGCCGGTCCTGGATGTCCGCGGCGGGGTCGACGGCGACGCGTTCGCGGCCGTCGGCAGGGTGATGAGGGCGCTTCCCGCCTCGATCGGCGACCAGGTGACGGCCGTGAGTGCGACGTCGGCCTTCGACGTGACGTTGACGTTGACCTCGTCCTCCCGCGTGGTGTGGGGGAGTGCGGAGGAGTCGGCGATGAAGGCCCGCGTTCTCGAGACCGTCATGGCCGCGCGGCCGGCCGACACCGTCACGGAGTACGACGTGTCCTCGCCCGACGCGGTCGTGATCCGCTGA
- a CDS encoding RluA family pseudouridine synthase yields the protein MESRHLPVPDGLDGTRADAALAKMLGFSRTFAVDVLDAGGARMDGRALGKSDRLRGGAWLEVEWAAKEDPRVIPMEVPDLGVVHQDDDLIVVDKPAGVAAHPSVGWEGPTVLGALAAAGVRVATTGAAERQGVVHRLDVGTSGLMVVAKTEAAYTALKRAFKEREVEKIYHAVVQGHPDPLAGTIEAPIGRHPTHSWKFAVIPSGKDSVTHYETLEAFPGASLLEIHLETGRTHQIRVHMAAHRHPCAGDPLYGADPTLSARLGLTRQWLHAHHLAFTHPATGEWVAFTSDYPADLAAALETLRGE from the coding sequence GTGGAGTCGCGACACCTCCCCGTTCCGGACGGGCTCGACGGCACCCGCGCCGACGCCGCGCTGGCGAAGATGCTGGGGTTCTCCCGCACCTTCGCGGTGGACGTCCTCGATGCCGGCGGTGCGCGCATGGACGGGCGTGCCCTGGGGAAGTCGGATCGCCTCCGCGGCGGCGCCTGGCTCGAGGTCGAATGGGCGGCCAAGGAGGACCCCCGCGTCATCCCTATGGAGGTCCCCGATCTCGGGGTGGTGCATCAGGACGACGACCTGATCGTCGTGGACAAGCCGGCAGGAGTCGCGGCGCATCCGTCGGTCGGCTGGGAGGGACCCACGGTCCTCGGCGCCCTTGCGGCGGCCGGTGTGCGCGTCGCGACGACGGGAGCGGCTGAGCGGCAGGGCGTGGTCCACCGGTTGGACGTCGGTACGAGCGGTCTCATGGTGGTCGCCAAGACCGAGGCGGCCTACACCGCTCTCAAGCGCGCGTTCAAAGAGCGCGAGGTCGAGAAGATCTACCACGCCGTCGTGCAGGGGCACCCCGATCCGCTGGCGGGCACGATCGAGGCGCCGATCGGGCGCCACCCCACGCATTCCTGGAAGTTCGCGGTCATCCCCTCCGGTAAGGATTCGGTCACCCACTACGAGACCCTCGAGGCCTTCCCGGGCGCATCGCTGCTGGAGATCCACCTCGAAACCGGCCGGACCCATCAGATCCGCGTGCACATGGCCGCCCACCGGCACCCGTGTGCCGGAGACCCCCTGTACGGTGCCGATCCCACCCTCAGCGCGCGCCTGGGTCTGACCAGGCAATGGCTGCACGCGCATCACCTCGCCTTCACCCACCCCGCCACGGGGGAGTGGGTCGCCTTCACGTCGGACTACCCGGCCGATCTCGCCGCAGCGCTGGAGACCCTCCGCGGCGAGTGA
- a CDS encoding DivIVA domain-containing protein: protein MALTPDDVVTKQFQHVRFKEGFDPDEVDDFLDEIVVEWRKTIAENEELKAKIAALESGESAGPATVAAPVAEVPAAVSEPAPAADAGSPSAASAGIIELAQRLHDEHVAEGRAKRDQLISDAQAQATSIVSEAEARGRDEMARLEKERATLEGRISELRQFERDYRTQLRSYIEGHLRDLDASSTATGSAPVPAVGL from the coding sequence ATGGCATTGACCCCCGATGACGTCGTCACCAAGCAGTTCCAGCACGTCCGCTTCAAGGAGGGTTTCGACCCGGACGAGGTCGATGACTTCCTCGACGAGATCGTCGTCGAATGGCGCAAGACGATCGCCGAGAACGAGGAGCTGAAGGCCAAGATCGCCGCCCTCGAGTCCGGCGAGTCCGCCGGCCCGGCCACGGTCGCCGCCCCGGTCGCCGAGGTCCCCGCCGCCGTGTCCGAGCCCGCGCCCGCCGCGGACGCCGGTTCGCCGAGCGCCGCCAGCGCCGGCATCATCGAGCTCGCGCAGCGCCTGCACGACGAGCACGTCGCCGAAGGCCGCGCCAAGCGCGATCAGCTCATCTCCGACGCTCAGGCGCAGGCCACGTCGATCGTCTCCGAGGCCGAGGCCCGCGGACGCGACGAGATGGCTCGCCTCGAGAAGGAGCGCGCCACCCTCGAGGGCCGCATCAGCGAGCTGCGCCAGTTCGAGCGCGATTACCGCACGCAGCTCCGCAGCTACATCGAGGGGCACCTGCGCGACCTGGACGCGTCGTCGACCGCCACCGGGTCTGCGCCCGTGCCGGCCGTCGGCCTGTAA